One window from the genome of Cyprinus carpio isolate SPL01 chromosome B1, ASM1834038v1, whole genome shotgun sequence encodes:
- the LOC109091083 gene encoding piggyBac transposable element-derived protein 4-like — MDPTESNVTENGMETRTASSDEDLYICDQDSVASSVDSTAEEMFLNGLDPVLDRPSFDIYTPEEDCDSEANIQQRKRSRLSSTCSTGGDGVSTERWHSSDETDVEVLQSDFTPVQVPGPKFLPHKCSSPLQFFQLLFPKIMMQSIVGHTNVYGTKCKDVGERWRYISLKDLKSYIGLVIYTGLLKCSLLTEYWRESHYFSPSFPAQVMSYETFVTIANTLHFSNTKEDQQNNSKKGTAAYERLGKILPLYQLIRETCKTYFHPFQNITIDERIMAPQPRTGLNAMENKSTDRGYKLFALTDCTFGYTWDFFIHEGKLHESQNVGLSYESVMALVDENLLGSGYKLFVDKFYTSPTLFRDLLGKNIFACGPVLPSRKGFPKILVNRLSKNAPRGTMRWIREDNLLFVEWKDSQEVQMCSTFHKAYEGDTVQRKVQGDAHRTLVEVPIPAVLLDYKRNVGTVEPSNFITGHYRVLHKPKKWYQCVFYHLLDIAVENAFILHELVAQRKKQKALTRKSFLETLVLELTEMDAENRSECAPVSLALPVAPISSSLSTPVSTPPTPPESSLPEVSHRPKHFVPDSTVGRRKCKLCQLKTPVMCVTCDVPLCFQPKRDCFNQWHENKLFIHDGFEFEPMFVVFPLLYFLTLN; from the exons ATGGATCCAACTGAAAGTAACGTTACCGAGAATGGCATGGAGACCAGGACAGCCAGTAGTGATGAAGATCTTTATATTTGTGACCAGGACAGTGTGGCCAGCAGTGTGGATAGCACAGCAGAGGAAATGTTTTTGAATGGTCTTGACCCTGTTCTAGATCG GCCTTCATTTGACATTTACACACCAGAGGAGGACTGTGATTCAGAGGCCAACATACAGCAGAGAAAGAGATCTCGTCTGTCTTCCACATGTTCTACTGGAGGAGATGGCGTATCAACAGAAAGGTGGCATAGCTCAGATGAAACGGATGTTGAAGTGCTTCAGTCAGACTTCACACCTGTCCAAGTACCTGGGCCAAAGTTTTTACCACACAAGTGTAGCAGTCCTCTGCAGTTTTTTCAGCTGCTGTTTCCAAAAATAATGATGCAGTCTATTGTAGGGCACACAAATGTCTATGGGACCAAGTGCAAAGATGTGGGTGAGCGCTGGCgctacatttctctaaaagaCTTGAAGTCGTACATAGGACTTGTAATTTACACGGGTCTTTTGAAGTGCTCTTTACTGACAGAATATTGGAGGGAGTCCCACTACTTCAGTCCATCCTTTCCTGCACAAGTCATGTCTTATGAAACATTTGTGACAATTGCCAATACTCTTCATTTCAGCAATACTAAGGAGGATCAGCAAAATAACTCAAAGAAGGGAACAGCAGCCTATGAACGGTTAGGTAAAATTCTACCTCTGTATCAACTCATTCGAGAGACCTGCAAGACCTATTTTCATCCCTTTCAAAACATCACCATTGATGAAAGAATAATGGCACCACAGCCTAGAACTGGACTCAATGCCATGGAAAACAAATCAACAGATAGAGGGTACAAACTCTTTGCACTGACAGACTGCACCTTTGGTTATACATGGGACTTCTTTATTCACGAGGGGAAGTTACATGAGTCACAGAACGTGGGCCTGAGCTATGAGTCTGTTATGGCATTGGTGGATGAAAATCTGCTGGGCTCTGGGTACAAACTGTTTGTAGATAAATTCTACACAAGCCCCACACTCTTCAGAGACCTTCTGGGTAAAAATATCTTTGCTTGTGGTCCTGTTTTGCCAAGCAGGAAAGGTTTCCCAAAAATCTTGGTGAACAGATTGTCAAAGAATGCTCCACGCGGTACCATGCGTTGGATTAGGGAAGACAATCTTCTCTTTGTTGAGTGGAAAGACTCACAGGAAGTGCAGATGTGCTCCACCTTCCATAAAGCCTATGAAGGTGATACTGTGCAGAGGAAAGTGCAGGGTGATGCACACCGTACCCTTGTGGAGGTTCCCATTCCAGCTGTTCTGTTGGACTACAAAAG GAATGTGGGGACAGTGGAACCATCCAATTTCATCACTGGACATTACAGAGTTCTACATAAACCGAAGAAGTGGTATCAGTGTGTTTTTTATCACCTTTTGGACATCGCCGTAGAGAATGCATTCATTTTGCATGAACTGGTGgctcagagaaaaaaacaaaaagctctgACACGGAAATCATTCCTTGAAACGCTTGTTTTGGAGCTTACAGAAATGGATGCTGAGAATAGGTCTGAATGTGCACCGGTTTCCTTGGCTCTTCCTGTGGCTCCCATCTCATCTTCTCTTTCCACTCCTGTCTCGACTCCTCCCACACCTCCAGAATCATCACTTCCTGAAGTATCCCACAGGCCGAAGCACTTTGTGCCGGATAGTACTGTCGGCAGGCGCAAGTGCAAACTCTGCCAACTGAAAACTCCAGTCATGTGTGTGACTTGCGATGTGCCATTGTGCTTTCAACCAAAGCGTGACTGTTTCAATCAGTGGCATGAAAACAAGTTGTTTATTCATGATGGTTTTGAATTTGAACCGATGTTTGTAGTTTTTCCATTACTTTATTTCCTGACACTTAATTGA